In Zingiber officinale cultivar Zhangliang chromosome 9B, Zo_v1.1, whole genome shotgun sequence, the genomic window AGGAGATGAGGCTGGTAATCGAGCATCGTCTTCCTCCTACTCTACTCCCCCTCCAAGCAAAAGGACAAAAACATCATTTTCTAGTATTAGTACCAGTGGTATTTGTTgtttccggtaaattccggagtatgcaaactgatcgtcgaggctagtgttcgacactatctccgtaaacgatattgctccgctacggtgcttaacggattgttgcaattcgttcccaagatacaacgacgacaatcgtctcggaatcgtagcactccgacttccgagaccagcgaactttctcgtaggcttcttggactcttgaatgcacaagatgagtgagtgaatacttgaggaagagaagattaagttgagtgatttgattccaatctggagggttctatttatacagaaggaagaggctttagggaggggtgtgacctttgggtggattaatctgggccgtccggactgaagagttataacccttcacataacccctttaatctcatccatcagatctaagagttgtgaccctcagatctatcagccatcggatctggatccattgatccgatgcttcagatcatgtctcatcccaagccgtcagatcgtgactcattgtgatccaacgctctagatcgcatcacaagcgatccaccatacttctttgatcaacgttgatcaacggctgccatccgttcgcAAAGTGCgtctacaaagcgcccattgcgcacgtggcgggtggcgggctcacaggtgcgagcacctgctcgcccctgagcagagagtacctggtacttttctgagttaactccaataactcaacatcattaataagtaaggaatgcacatcggaaatttctgatgtgggactattctcccttgcatttccttaatgaataaccaacgttattttgggccgactttgaacattaatttctcattcacccttaatcgattttgagcaaattaatagtctaaatctatctacgcgaaacgtagatttcaattttgaagtcaattacgactttcaacaattgatggcttccgatttttcctcctcaaaatcgtattggtccatttaggccccaatatccaacagtaTTTTCAGGaaaggagatgatgatgatgatgatgtgcagAGAATCAGGAAAATAAAGGGGAGGCTAGATGACTACTCAGCTGCTCTCGAGGAAATTTACAGTTCGCTAGGCGCAGAAGATGATAGAGGAAAGAAACAATTAGTGTCCTCAACGAGCCGGCAAACGAGCTCCTTTTCGACTGAACCTCAATTGTTTGGCAGAGACAAAGAGCTGCAAGAACTCAAGGATTTGTTGTTCAAACCAGCAGTTGCATCTGAATTTGGCCAAAGTGGAGTTGCTGTTTTATCTATTTATGGTATGGGAGGGATTGGGAAGACCACTCTGGCTCAGGAAGTGTTCAATGACAGTAGCGTGAAAAAATACTTTAAGCTCAGAATTTGGGTCTGTGTTTCTGAAAATTTCTGCACAGATAGGCTGACCAGAGAGATTATAGAGTATGCAACCAAGAAGAAGTGTGATCTCACGAATTTCGCTGCTCTTCAAGTGGCTCTCAAAGAGAAGATCACGCCAAAGAGATTTCTTCTTGTATTGGACGATGTGTGGAACGAGGACAGGCACAAATGGGAGAGCCTCTGTGCACCATTGAGGTCTGGAAAGCCCGGTAGCAAGATATTGGTAACGACTCGCTCTAGGAAGATTGCTAAAATGGTTGGTGATGTGGATGCCATTCATCTGCAAGGTCTGGATGAGGAGAGCTTCTGGGAATTTTTCAAGAAATGTGCATTTGGTTGTTCAAATAGTGGATTTCATCATCCTCATATGGAAGCCATGGCGAAGAAGATGACTTGCAAGCTCAAGGGATTGCCGCTTGCAGCAAAGACTCTAGGAGGGTTGTTGAGCATGAAATTGGATGAGCAATACTGGGAAAGCATTTTAGATAGTGAAATATGGCAGCTTCCCCAAGAAGAAAATGGGATTATGCCAGTGCTACAACTGAGCTATCAAAATCTCCCTCCTCATCTTAAGCAATGCTTTGCATTTTGCTCCTTGTTTCCTAAAGATTATAAGTTTTCTGAATCTGAGTTGATCGGTATTTGGATAGCAGAAGGATTTATAGTGCCTCGAGGAAGTACCAGAATGGAGGAGCTAGGAAGCAACTACTTTCATGAGTTAGTTAACAGGTCATTCATTCAAAAGTCGAAGGATAGAGAATTTATAATGCATGACCTCATTCATGATCTTGCAGAACTCGTATCTTTAGGCGAGTCTTACAGGATTGAAAAAGGCAAGTCCCATAATATTCCTAGCACCATTCGTCAACTTTCAATTTACATAGAGGAAGAAGGTATTGAGACTAGACTTTTAACAGAATTCTCTCATTGCGATAAATTACGGACTTTGTTGTTAGAGAGATTCGCTAGCatgagttttaattttgattgCAGTGttttggaaagatttaaaaatattCATGTGCTTGTCTTGAAGTGGTGTTCTTTGAAAGAACTACCTGATAGTATTGGCAAGTTGATACATCTCCGTTATCTTGACTTATCCAACAATGAAGGCATTCGATGGTTGCCTGAGTCATTATGCGACTTGTACAATCTGCAGACATTGATATTAAGatattgttttaacttaaaatgtcTCCCGCATGGCATGATGAAGTTGATCAACTTGAGGAACCTTTATGGAGTTGATATGTTTATTCCCGAGATAACAGAGATCGGAAAGCTTACTTCTCTTCAAAATTTGCATGCTTTCAAAGTGACAAAGGATAATGGACACAAACTTGTTGAATTAAAAGGTTTGAACCAACTCCGGGGATTTCTATGTATAACAAATCTTGAGAATGTGGAGAACAAGGATGAAGCACATATTGCTAGTTTGAAGAGTAAAGAACACCTCGATGAGTTGGTGCTAGAATGGACATCTCTGCAAGAATCTGATTCAGACGTTAATTTGCACATCTCAGAGCAGGTGCTTGAAGGTCTCCAGCCGCATCACAACCTACAAAGGCTAACAATCAGAGGATACAACGGTGCTAGACCTCCCAATTGGCTACATGAACAAGTATATTCTAGATTGGAATCTCTCCGTCTTGAAAATTATAAAAGGTGGAACGATCTATCAGCTATTGGGCAATTATCACAGTTAAAGTCCCTCTCCCTTGTGCGAATTCCAGTCCAGACCAAAAATATACACAAATTGTTCGATCCAAAAATCTGCAAGTTCTTCTCCCAACTAGAAAATTTGGTACTAGAGGGTATTACCATGTTGGAGGATCTCCCAAATCTTGGACAACTTCCATGTCTTACGTATATTTGCATTCAGAGTTTGCTGGGAGTGAAGAAAATAGGTGATAAATTCTTTGCCATGACAGAGGAAGGCAGTTGCTTTCCTAGACTACGTACTCTCCGTTTCACAGAAATGCCGGCATGGGAAGAGTTCTATGGCTCCGATGATAGAAATCTATTTCCTTGTTTGGAGtatct contains:
- the LOC122022732 gene encoding putative disease resistance protein RGA1, with product PISNSIFRKGDDDDDDVQRIRKIKGRLDDYSAALEEIYSSLGAEDDRGKKQLVSSTSRQTSSFSTEPQLFGRDKELQELKDLLFKPAVASEFGQSGVAVLSIYGMGGIGKTTLAQEVFNDSSVKKYFKLRIWVCVSENFCTDRLTREIIEYATKKKCDLTNFAALQVALKEKITPKRFLLVLDDVWNEDRHKWESLCAPLRSGKPGSKILVTTRSRKIAKMVGDVDAIHLQGLDEESFWEFFKKCAFGCSNSGFHHPHMEAMAKKMTCKLKGLPLAAKTLGGLLSMKLDEQYWESILDSEIWQLPQEENGIMPVLQLSYQNLPPHLKQCFAFCSLFPKDYKFSESELIGIWIAEGFIVPRGSTRMEELGSNYFHELVNRSFIQKSKDREFIMHDLIHDLAELVSLGESYRIEKGKSHNIPSTIRQLSIYIEEEGIETRLLTEFSHCDKLRTLLLERFASMSFNFDCSVLERFKNIHVLVLKWCSLKELPDSIGKLIHLRYLDLSNNEGIRWLPESLCDLYNLQTLILRYCFNLKCLPHGMMKLINLRNLYGVDMFIPEITEIGKLTSLQNLHAFKVTKDNGHKLVELKGLNQLRGFLCITNLENVENKDEAHIASLKSKEHLDELVLEWTSLQESDSDVNLHISEQVLEGLQPHHNLQRLTIRGYNGARPPNWLHEQVYSRLESLRLENYKRWNDLSAIGQLSQLKSLSLVRIPVQTKNIHKLFDPKICKFFSQLENLVLEGITMLEDLPNLGQLPCLTYICIQSLLGVKKIGDKFFAMTEEGSCFPRLRTLRFTEMPAWEEFYGSDDRNLFPCLEYLHISKCQKLKMLPPLPPSIRSLDLNDVGLVDCPRFWKAIDECSSTTNSASLTSLSIQNCQI